A single region of the Manihot esculenta cultivar AM560-2 chromosome 12, M.esculenta_v8, whole genome shotgun sequence genome encodes:
- the LOC110631082 gene encoding transcription factor TCP4 isoform X1, with product MKGAGGEIVQVQGGHIVRSTGRKDRHSKVSTAKGPRDRRVRLSAHTAIQFYDVQDRLGYDRPSKAVDWLIEKAKSAIDKLAELPPWHPTANNINGTMESDQNAGSSEMAITEQSESSGYSFQLHRNLADNPSNDSSFITPSIDPDTMKSLFPTSSTTSSMNFQGYPLDIITRTTNQTEDLGLSLHSFQDQGLIHGQSQADTSHTNSNDQNLFAGSASMGYEANFQRMVAWSNSTNRTGGIFTFSSPLMPQPQSMLGQDSAFSQREPLQSSFTQSFRAWNDLTMASTDHHRTQEIHQSFIFGSRFATEGLPGFSIPARIRGDEEQSLVSDRPSSSTP from the coding sequence ATGAAAGGAGCTGGAGGAGAAATTGTCCAAGTTCAAGGAGGTCACATTGTTAGGTCCACTGGGCGTAAAGATCGACACAGCAAGGTCTCCACTGCCAAAGGTCCTAGGGACCGCAGGGTCCGCTTATCTGCACATACTGCAATACAATTCTATGATGTTCAAGACCGGCTAGGCTATGACCGACCAAGTAAAGCTGTTGATTGGCTCATTGAGAAGGCCAAGTCTGCAATTGACAAGCTTGCTGAGCTTCCACCATGGCACCCAACTGCTAATAATATTAATGGAACCATGGAGTCTGACCAGAATGCTGGGTCTAGTGAAATGGCAATTACAGAGCAATCAGAATCATCTGGGTATAGTTTTCAGCTCCACAGAAACTTGGCTGATAACCCAAGTAATGACTCATCCTTCATTACACCTTCTATAGATCCTGATACTATGAAATCTTTGTTCCCCACAAGCTCCACAACATCATCAATGAACTTTCAGGGCTATCCACTTGATATAATCACAAGAACCACAAATCAAACTGAAGATCTTGGTCTATCCCTTCATTCTTTCCAAGATCAAGGTCTAATTCATGGGCAATCACAGGCAGACACAAGCCATACAAATTCAAATGATCAGAACCTTTTTGCAGGCTCAGCTTCAATGGGGTATGAAGCTAATTTCCAAAGAATGGTGGCTTGGAGCAATAGCACAAATAGAACAGGTGGGATTTTTACATTCAGTTCACCACTAATGCCACAGCCACAATCAATGCTAGGTCAAGACTCAGCATTTTCTCAGAGGGAACCCCTTCAGTCCAGTTTTACGCAATCATTTCGCGCTTGGAATGATCTTACTATGGCATCCACAGATCATCATAGAACACAGGAAATTCAtcaatcttttatttttggcaGCAGGTTTGCAACAGAGGGATTGCCAGGTTTTAGCATTCCAGCAAGAATCCGTGGGGACGAAGAGCAAAGCCTTGTTTCAGATCGGCCATCCTCCTCCACTCCTTAG
- the LOC110631082 gene encoding transcription factor TCP4 isoform X2, giving the protein MKGAGGEIVQVQGGHIVRSTGRKDRHSKVSTAKGPRDRRVRLSAHTAIQFYDVQDRLGYDRPSKAVDWLIEKAKSAIDKLAELPPWHPTANNINGTMESDQNAGSSEMAITEQSESSGYSFQLHRNLADNPSNDSSFITPSIDPDTMKSLFPTSSTTSSMNFQGYPLDIITRTTNQTEDLGLSLHSFQDQGLIHGQSQADTSHTNSNDQNLFAGSASMGYEANFQRMVAWSNSTNRTAGLQQRDCQVLAFQQESVGTKSKALFQIGHPPPLLSLPTRITTSHGGLMINRR; this is encoded by the exons ATGAAAGGAGCTGGAGGAGAAATTGTCCAAGTTCAAGGAGGTCACATTGTTAGGTCCACTGGGCGTAAAGATCGACACAGCAAGGTCTCCACTGCCAAAGGTCCTAGGGACCGCAGGGTCCGCTTATCTGCACATACTGCAATACAATTCTATGATGTTCAAGACCGGCTAGGCTATGACCGACCAAGTAAAGCTGTTGATTGGCTCATTGAGAAGGCCAAGTCTGCAATTGACAAGCTTGCTGAGCTTCCACCATGGCACCCAACTGCTAATAATATTAATGGAACCATGGAGTCTGACCAGAATGCTGGGTCTAGTGAAATGGCAATTACAGAGCAATCAGAATCATCTGGGTATAGTTTTCAGCTCCACAGAAACTTGGCTGATAACCCAAGTAATGACTCATCCTTCATTACACCTTCTATAGATCCTGATACTATGAAATCTTTGTTCCCCACAAGCTCCACAACATCATCAATGAACTTTCAGGGCTATCCACTTGATATAATCACAAGAACCACAAATCAAACTGAAGATCTTGGTCTATCCCTTCATTCTTTCCAAGATCAAGGTCTAATTCATGGGCAATCACAGGCAGACACAAGCCATACAAATTCAAATGATCAGAACCTTTTTGCAGGCTCAGCTTCAATGGGGTATGAAGCTAATTTCCAAAGAATGGTGGCTTGGAGCAATAGCACAAATAGAACAG CAGGTTTGCAACAGAGGGATTGCCAGGTTTTAGCATTCCAGCAAGAATCCGTGGGGACGAAGAGCAAAGCCTTGTTTCAGATCGGCCATCCTCCTCCACTCCTTAGCTTACCTACAAG AATCACAACCAGCCATGGTGGGTTGATGATCAATAGAAGATGA
- the LOC110631082 gene encoding transcription factor TCP4 isoform X3, giving the protein MKGAGGEIVQVQGGHIVRSTGRKDRHSKVSTAKGPRDRRVRLSAHTAIQFYDVQDRLGYDRPSKAVDWLIEKAKSAIDKLAELPPWHPTANNINGTMESDQNAGSSEMAITEQSESSGYSFQLHRNLADNPSNDSSFITPSIDPDTMKSLFPTSSTTSSMNFQGYPLDIITRTTNQTEDLGLSLHSFQDQGLIHGQSQADTSHTNSNDQNLFAGSASMGYEANFQRMVAWSNSTNRTGLQQRDCQVLAFQQESVGTKSKALFQIGHPPPLLSLPTRITTSHGGLMINRR; this is encoded by the exons ATGAAAGGAGCTGGAGGAGAAATTGTCCAAGTTCAAGGAGGTCACATTGTTAGGTCCACTGGGCGTAAAGATCGACACAGCAAGGTCTCCACTGCCAAAGGTCCTAGGGACCGCAGGGTCCGCTTATCTGCACATACTGCAATACAATTCTATGATGTTCAAGACCGGCTAGGCTATGACCGACCAAGTAAAGCTGTTGATTGGCTCATTGAGAAGGCCAAGTCTGCAATTGACAAGCTTGCTGAGCTTCCACCATGGCACCCAACTGCTAATAATATTAATGGAACCATGGAGTCTGACCAGAATGCTGGGTCTAGTGAAATGGCAATTACAGAGCAATCAGAATCATCTGGGTATAGTTTTCAGCTCCACAGAAACTTGGCTGATAACCCAAGTAATGACTCATCCTTCATTACACCTTCTATAGATCCTGATACTATGAAATCTTTGTTCCCCACAAGCTCCACAACATCATCAATGAACTTTCAGGGCTATCCACTTGATATAATCACAAGAACCACAAATCAAACTGAAGATCTTGGTCTATCCCTTCATTCTTTCCAAGATCAAGGTCTAATTCATGGGCAATCACAGGCAGACACAAGCCATACAAATTCAAATGATCAGAACCTTTTTGCAGGCTCAGCTTCAATGGGGTATGAAGCTAATTTCCAAAGAATGGTGGCTTGGAGCAATAGCACAAATAGAACAG GTTTGCAACAGAGGGATTGCCAGGTTTTAGCATTCCAGCAAGAATCCGTGGGGACGAAGAGCAAAGCCTTGTTTCAGATCGGCCATCCTCCTCCACTCCTTAGCTTACCTACAAG AATCACAACCAGCCATGGTGGGTTGATGATCAATAGAAGATGA